A single window of Acidobacteriota bacterium DNA harbors:
- a CDS encoding TIGR00730 family Rossman fold protein → MATNIEGLPSATAKVPAEKSPKERYFLEGPHSRQSELWMLFRIMWEFLKGFRTLHFVGPCVTVFGSARFTADHPYYEMARQVGGKLVDLGFTVMTGGGPGIMEAANRGAKEVGGRSVGCNIQLPFEQKPNPYLDRWVSIKYFFVRKVMLLKYSYAFIVLPGGMGTMDELFEALTLIQTKKVLNFPVVLMGTDYYAPMMDFLRKMVIAKTISPEDLDLLLVTDSTDEAMAHIQKHAVEKFGLQRKKVMKRRRWLGE, encoded by the coding sequence ATGGCGACAAATATCGAAGGACTGCCTTCGGCAACCGCGAAAGTACCGGCAGAAAAAAGTCCCAAAGAACGTTATTTCCTCGAAGGCCCGCATTCCCGACAATCGGAACTGTGGATGCTCTTTCGCATCATGTGGGAATTTTTAAAAGGTTTTCGCACCCTGCATTTTGTCGGACCCTGTGTGACGGTTTTCGGCTCGGCGCGATTTACCGCAGACCACCCCTATTATGAAATGGCGCGCCAGGTCGGCGGCAAACTGGTCGATTTAGGCTTTACGGTGATGACCGGCGGCGGGCCAGGCATTATGGAAGCCGCCAATCGCGGCGCGAAAGAGGTCGGCGGGCGCTCGGTCGGGTGCAACATTCAATTGCCTTTTGAGCAAAAACCCAACCCCTATCTCGACCGCTGGGTGAGCATCAAATATTTCTTTGTGCGCAAAGTGATGCTGCTCAAATATTCTTACGCCTTCATCGTTTTGCCCGGCGGCATGGGAACGATGGATGAATTGTTTGAAGCCCTCACCTTGATTCAAACCAAAAAAGTTTTGAACTTTCCCGTGGTGTTAATGGGCACAGATTATTACGCGCCGATGATGGATTTTCTGCGCAAGATGGTTATCGCAAAAACCATTTCGCCCGAAGATTTGGATTTACTGTTAGTCACCGATTCGACGGATGAAGCTATGGCGCACATCCAAAAACATGCGGTTGAAAAATTCGGCTTGCAG
- a CDS encoding universal stress protein, producing the protein MKVLVAIDGSLNSTAVINEIVAREWSPDTAMCVLYVRDPKSLSSHFVDVEAYVEAENTSAKSLVKHAAEKLRARGISTTAAIMKGRPAKSIVNFAKTWGADFILLGSHETTLSHLLSKNTAKDVLRHSPCSVEIIRAKKPDKSLASQLHG; encoded by the coding sequence ATGAAAGTGCTCGTTGCTATTGATGGGTCGCTCAATTCAACTGCTGTCATCAATGAAATCGTTGCGCGTGAGTGGTCGCCCGACACCGCCATGTGCGTGCTCTATGTGCGCGACCCGAAATCGCTCTCATCACATTTCGTTGATGTCGAAGCTTATGTCGAAGCCGAAAACACTTCGGCAAAATCTCTGGTCAAACATGCTGCCGAAAAATTGCGCGCCCGTGGCATTTCAACAACCGCCGCGATTATGAAAGGTCGTCCGGCAAAAAGCATCGTCAACTTTGCCAAAACCTGGGGCGCGGATTTTATTTTGCTCGGCTCGCACGAAACCACCCTCAGCCACCTGCTTTCCAAAAACACCGCAAAAGATGTTTTGCGCCATTCGCCTTGCTCGGTTGAAATCATCCGCGCGAAAAAACCCGATAAATCTCTTGCAAGCCAACTGCACGGGTGA